Below is a genomic region from Tepidiforma bonchosmolovskayae.
AGACGAAGAAGGCGACGCTCAGGACGGCGAAGAGGAGGGGCGCCTTGAAGGGGCCCCAGAAGATGAAGCTGATGAGGAGGAGGGAGAGGGCAAGGGGGATGGTGTTGCCGATACGCTCCCGGAGCGGGGAGCTGGCGTAGACGGAGAGGACCGGCTTTTCGCCGCGAGATTGCGCCGGAACGGCGGAAACGGAAGGCCTGGAGACCATATGCGGGGTGGCCTCGAACAAGGTCTTCCTACGCCGCCGAGGTTAGCTGCCGGGCTGCGACCGGAGATAGCCGCTCCGCCGTCACCGGGTTTCGAGCCGGTCCGGGCGGATTCGCCCCGAGAACTGGTTCCCCCGTTCTGCCCGGAGGGGCAGACTAGGCGCTGCGGACACGGGGTCCGCATGCTGCATCGTTCGCCCGGTACGCGTAAGCGTCAAGACCCCGGGCGGCAACCCATGGACGGAGGAGAGCATGGCAAACGAGCTGCAGGTTCGGGAATCGCTCATCGGCGACATCCGGGAAGTCAGTTTCTGGTTCAGGTGCGGCGGCGAGCTGGTGCCCGGCGTGGCCTACCTGCCTGCCGGGGCCGACGAGCCGATGCCGATGGTGCAGATTCAGCACCCGGGCATGGGTGGGAAGGACGATTACTGGGTGAGCGACGTCGGGATGCGGTGGGCGAAGCGCGGATGGGTTTGCGTGGGCCTCGACGCGCCGCTGCACGGCGAGCGGCAGACGCACGATCCGATGGCGCTGTTTCGTCAGCCGGAGCGGTACGAGTCGTTCCGCGCGCAGTTCGCTGCGGAAGTTGCGCGGATGCTCGAGCTGCTGCCGGGGGTGCTTCCGATCGACACCGCGCGGCTGGGGTACGTGGGCTACTCCCTTGGGAGCATGATCGGGATTGCCGCTGTGGCCCGGAGCGGCAGGTTCCGCGCAGCGGCATTCTGCCTGGTCGGCGAAGGGGGACTTGCGGGGAGCGCCGCCGGGCCGGACTCCGATGCGGTGCAGCTCGGCGGCGTGGCGGTCCGGATTGTTGGGAAGACCGACGACGAGCTGATTCCGCGGGAGCGGACCGAGGCGCTCTATGCGGCGCTGCCGGGGGAGAAGGACCTGCAGTGGCTCCCGGGCGGGCACTTCGAAATCGGCCCCGACGTGGTGCGACTGGCCGAGGAGTGGATGCTGGCGAAGCTCTGAGGCGCGGAAGCGGCCTGCGGTGCCGATGCGTATACTCGCGAGCACTGCATATCTGCGCCGGAGTTTGCCATGGGGAACATGATCGACGGGGGCGAAATCATCGCCCGGATGATCAGGCAGGAGGGCGTCAGCCACATCTTCACGCTCTCCGGGGGGCATATCCAGAACATTTACGAGGGGTGCCTGAACAACGACATCGGCATCATCGACACGCGGCATGAGCAGTCGGCCGGGCACGCGGCCGACGGGTACTCGCGGATCACGTTCAAGCCGGGCGTTGCGGTGGTGACGGCCGGGCCGGGCGTCACCGATGTCGTGACGGCTGTTGCCAACGCTTACCAGGCCTCGAGCCCGATGGTGGTGATCGGGGGGCGCTCGCCGTTGCGGCAGTACGACATGGGCTCGCTGCAGGACATTGAGCTGCTCGATGTGATGAAGCCGATCACGAAGTGGGCGCAGACGGTCTATGAGACGCGGCGGCTGCCGTACTACATGGCGATGGCGTTCCGCGAGGCGATGACGGGCAGGTACGGGCCGACGTTCCTGCAGGTGCCCTCGGACGTGCTGTTCGGGAGGGTGGATGAAGATTCGCTCGAGTGGCCGCGCAACTACCGGGTGACGGGCGAAATCATGGGCGACCCGGAGCTGATCAAGCAGGCGGCGAAGCTGATCCGGGAGGCGGAGAAGCCGATGGTCATGGCGGGGTCGGGGGTGTTCTGGCACCGGGCGCACCGTGAGCTGGCGGAGTTCGCGCGGGCGGCGGATGTCCCGGTCTACACGAACGCGATGGGGCGCGGGACGCTGCGCCAGGACAACCCGAACTTCTTCTCGCTGTCGCGGAAGCCGGCCTTCGCGCAGGCGGATGTCATCGTTGTCCTCGGGACGCCGATCGACTTCCGGCTGAAGTACGGGCGGCCCCCGGCGTGGAACCCTGCGGCGAAGGTTATCCAGATTGACATCGACCCGCGGGATATCGGGCGGAACCGGGACTTCACGATCGGCATCGAAGCGAACATCCGGCAGGCGCTGCTCCAGCTCACGTCGGAGATTGGGAAGGCGGAGCACCGGGAGTGGATGACGTACCTGCGCGGGCTCGAGAACCAGGCCGATGAGCAGCGGTCGTACTACATGAACTCCGATGCGGTGCCGATTCACCCGCTCCGGCTGTGCAAGGAGATTGCGGAGTTCGTGGATGATGACACGATCGTCATCGGCGATGGCGGCGACATCGTGGCGCTGGCGGCGAGCGTGCTGCCGATCAACAACCCGGGCCAGTGGATGGACCCGGGCCCGTTCGGGACGCTCGGGGTCGGGACAGGGTTCTGCATGGCGGCGGCAGTTGCGGCGCCGGACAAAAAGGTGCTGATGGTGAACGGCGACGGCACCTTCGGGCTGAACGGGTTCGACTTCGACACGTTTGTGCGGTTCAAGATGCCGATCGTGTCGGTGGTCGGGAACGACCGGTGCTGGCATCAGATTTATGTCGGGCAGAAGGCGCAGTACGGGGAGGGCCGCACCCCTGCGACGGTGCTCGGCGACAATGCGCGCTACGACAAGGTTGTGGAGGGCCTCGGGGGCCACGGGGAGTTTGTGGAGCACCCGGAGCAGATTAAGGCCGCGATCGAGCGGGCATTCGCCAGCGGCAAGCCGGCGTGCGTGAACGTCATCATGGACCCGGAGCCCGAGGGCGTGAAGGGCGGGTACGAATTCAAGTAGGCCTGCCGGGCGCCGGCGGGGAGGTGGGCAGCATGGAGCACATCGTGGTGGAACGGGACGGCCGGGTCGCGGTAGTGACGCTGAACCGGCCGGAGGTGATGAACGCGCTCAACCGGCAGATGTACGCCGAGCTGGAGCAGACGTTCCGGGAGCTGCACCGCGACCCGGACGCCTGGTGCATCGTGCTGACGGGCGCAGGGCGGGCGTTCTGCTCGGGCGACGATGTGAAGCAGATCATGCTCGGGGAGCAGCGGGATGAGACCGTCACCCGCCTGCGGGAGGTCAAGCCCCGGCCCACGCCGGCGGCCGCGGCCATCCTCGAGTGCGACAAGCCGGTGATCGCGGCCGTGAACGGCCATGCAGTCGGCTGGGGGATGGACCTGGCCCTCTTCGCGGATATCCGCATTGCGTCGGAGCAGGCGAAGTTCGGGGAGCTGTTCATCAAGCGCGGCCTGGTGGCCGACCTCGGCGGGCTGTGGCGGTTGCCGCAGATTGTCGGGCCGTCGAAGGCGGCGGAGCTGCTGTTCACCGGCGATGTCATCAGCGCCCAGGAGGCGCTGGCGATCGGGCTGGTGTCGCGGGTGGTTCCCCACGAGGAGCTCCTGCCGGCGGCGATGGGACTGGCGAAGAAGATTGCGGCGAACCCGCCGATCGCGATGCGCTACATGAAAGAAGGGCTGCGCCGCTCGCGCCACGCCACGATGGCCGGGATGGGCGAGTTCATCGGCAACGCCCTCGCCTACCTCTTCACCACCGAGGACCACCGGGAGGGCGCGCTGAGCTTCGTTGAACGGCGGGAGCCCGTCTTCAAGGGGCGGTGACCGGCGGGCCTGGCCGATCAGCTGAGACGGCCGGTGATGTAGTCGGTCATCGCCCGGATGTGGTCTTCCTGGTGGATGGTGACCCAGCGGAGGAGGTCGCCGATCGAGATCATGCCGACGAGGCGGCCATCTTCGATGACGGGCAGATGGCGGAAGCGGCGGCTGGTCATGAGCTGCATCGCCTCCTCCACGTGCCACTCCGGAGAGATGGTGACGGGGTCGCGGGTCATAACCTCGGCGACGCGGGTGAGGGCAGGGTCGCGGTCGGCATCGACGACCCTGCGGAGGACGTCGCGTTCGGTAAAGATGCCGATGGGGCGGTCGCCTTCGACGACGAGGAGGGCGCCGATGCCTTTTTCGTTCATCTGGCGGACGGCCTCAGCGACGGTGGCGGTCCGTTCGATCGTGTAGACGTGGCGGCCTTTTTCGGCGAGGACGCTGCTGACGAAGCCGTACATGGGAACCTCCTTGCCGGTAGATTCCCAGTATACGTGCCTGTCAAGCGCCCGTTTGGCGGCTGCGCCGCAGGCTGGGCAGTTTGAAGTTGTCCCAGGTGACGATGCGCTCAGGGGTGACGACGACCCACCGCCAGTTCCGGCCGCGGGCGGTGGCGTCGTTGCGGCGGGGCTCGGTGGGCTCGCCGTGGCCGCCGGCGTACTTCTTGCCCATCTGCCAGCGGACCTCTTCAAGGTGGGGGTCGGCAGCTTCGGCGACGGCGTCTTCGAGGACGCGGCCCGTGCCCTGGAACATCGCGCCCTGGAGCTCGGGGAACCGCTCGTTGCGGTCGACGAGGACGGTGCAGACTGGGTTGCGGCGGAGATTTTCGACCTTCTGGCCGCGGCAGTAGGTGTAGATTTTGCCGCCGGCCCAGCCGAACCAGAGCGGGGTAAGGTTGATGCGGGTGCCCGGGCCGATGGTGGCGATGCGCATGTTCCAGGTGGTGAGCATGAGCTCGTCGAGCTCGTCGGGGGTGAGTGCGAGTTCCTTAGGGATGGGCATCGAGGGACCTCGTCTGGAGTGGTGCGAGGTGCTATCCTACAGGCGAAGCGGGCGGGTGTGGTTCAATGGCAGAACGCGACCTTCCCAAGGTTGAGGTGCGGGTTCGATTCCCGCCGCCCGCTCCAGTTTTCCGAATCTATAATTGACGCCTTGAGCCCCCAGAATTGCTTAGCCGCCTCAACAGTTGGCTACCGTTTGGCTACGGGCTGGATCGCAGGGATGGAGGGGATGACGCGGTGCTGTCTGATGGGCGCCGGCGCCGGGGGACTGTTCAGCCCTCGCGGAGCGCCCTCGCGAGGGTCTCGACTGCCGCGCGGCGGGAGGTCATGTCTGGGGTCCCGGCGTAGACGTCGAGCGTGAAGCTGGCCCGGCTGTGGCCGAGCACCTCGGCGATGACCCGCGGTGGGACGCCGCGCTCAGCCATCAGCGTCGCGGCGGCGTGGCGCAGGTCGTGCAGCCGCAGGCGCAGCCCGTGCCGCTGTGCGTGCCTGCCCCACCAGGCGGTGATCGCATCGGGCCGCACCGCCTCCATGCCGGCGGTGAACACCCACTCGTCCCCGGCCCAGCCGGCGCCCGCTGCCATGCGGAGCGCGAGCTGCTCCCGGCGCCATGCGCGCAGCTCACGCACGGCGTCGGCGGCCAACGGCACGACCCGCTCGCCCGCTGCGGATTTCGTCGGGCCCTCGACGATGGTGCCGCGGTGGGTGATGGTGCGCGACCGGCGGATGGCGACCGTCGCAGCATCGAGGTCGACGTCGCCCCACTGCAGCCCGGCCAGCTCGCCGCGGCGCATCCCGGTGTGCAGCGCCAGCACGACGAGCGCGCGCCACGGGTGTCCCACGTCCGCGAGGGATGCCAGCACCGCGGACGGACGCACTGCCTGCAGGTCGGGCAGCCGGCGCCCCGGGGCCGGCGCCTCGACGGCATCGGTGACGTTGCGCGGCAGCAGCTGCAGGCGGACGGCATCCTCGAGCGCCCGGTGCAGCACGCGGTGCAGACTGGCCACAGTCGTCGGTGACAGGCCGGCGCCCAGCCACCCGGCATAGGCCGCCTGGACGTGCAGCGGCCGCAGCTCCTGCAGGCGATGCCGGCCCAGCGATGGGATGAGGTGCACGCGCACTGCCGTGCGATAGCGCTCGAGCGTCGTCTCGCGCAGGTGCGGCCTGCGCATCTCGAGCCACTGGCGCAGCCAGTCGGCGACCGTCAGCCGGCTCGGCTCGGCGGCGATGCCGGTCTCGACCTCGCGGACGAGCTCGGCGAGGCGGGCCTCAGCGTCGCGTTTGGTGCCCGCGACAGTCTCCCAGATGCGCCGCCGGCGCCCCGTCTCCGGGTCGCGGTCGAGCTCGACGCTGATGCGCCAGGTGCGGTCACCCCGGCGCTGGATGCTGCCGCGCATCGCCTGCCCTCACAGTCTCAGTTGGCCGGAGCGTTAGTTGACAATGGTGATCGGTGCTGTAGCCGTGATGCCATCACAGGCGACCGTAACCGATCCCGTGCCGGGGCTCGTGTTGGACCCAATGGTCCAGCTCCATGACACGGCGCCATCAGGCCCCGCCGTCTTCGGAATGAGACCCTGCGCGGTGGATGTGCGCCCAGACGGAGTGATGTAGGTGATGGTGCAGCCGGCGCCCGCCCATGCCTGAGCAGTCAGCCTTGCAGTCGCAC
It encodes:
- a CDS encoding CBS domain-containing protein, whose amino-acid sequence is MYGFVSSVLAEKGRHVYTIERTATVAEAVRQMNEKGIGALLVVEGDRPIGIFTERDVLRRVVDADRDPALTRVAEVMTRDPVTISPEWHVEEAMQLMTSRRFRHLPVIEDGRLVGMISIGDLLRWVTIHQEDHIRAMTDYITGRLS
- a CDS encoding thiamine pyrophosphate-binding protein — its product is MGNMIDGGEIIARMIRQEGVSHIFTLSGGHIQNIYEGCLNNDIGIIDTRHEQSAGHAADGYSRITFKPGVAVVTAGPGVTDVVTAVANAYQASSPMVVIGGRSPLRQYDMGSLQDIELLDVMKPITKWAQTVYETRRLPYYMAMAFREAMTGRYGPTFLQVPSDVLFGRVDEDSLEWPRNYRVTGEIMGDPELIKQAAKLIREAEKPMVMAGSGVFWHRAHRELAEFARAADVPVYTNAMGRGTLRQDNPNFFSLSRKPAFAQADVIVVLGTPIDFRLKYGRPPAWNPAAKVIQIDIDPRDIGRNRDFTIGIEANIRQALLQLTSEIGKAEHREWMTYLRGLENQADEQRSYYMNSDAVPIHPLRLCKEIAEFVDDDTIVIGDGGDIVALAASVLPINNPGQWMDPGPFGTLGVGTGFCMAAAVAAPDKKVLMVNGDGTFGLNGFDFDTFVRFKMPIVSVVGNDRCWHQIYVGQKAQYGEGRTPATVLGDNARYDKVVEGLGGHGEFVEHPEQIKAAIERAFASGKPACVNVIMDPEPEGVKGGYEFK
- a CDS encoding pyridoxamine 5'-phosphate oxidase family protein translates to MPIPKELALTPDELDELMLTTWNMRIATIGPGTRINLTPLWFGWAGGKIYTYCRGQKVENLRRNPVCTVLVDRNERFPELQGAMFQGTGRVLEDAVAEAADPHLEEVRWQMGKKYAGGHGEPTEPRRNDATARGRNWRWVVVTPERIVTWDNFKLPSLRRSRQTGA
- a CDS encoding tyrosine-type recombinase/integrase translates to MRGSIQRRGDRTWRISVELDRDPETGRRRRIWETVAGTKRDAEARLAELVREVETGIAAEPSRLTVADWLRQWLEMRRPHLRETTLERYRTAVRVHLIPSLGRHRLQELRPLHVQAAYAGWLGAGLSPTTVASLHRVLHRALEDAVRLQLLPRNVTDAVEAPAPGRRLPDLQAVRPSAVLASLADVGHPWRALVVLALHTGMRRGELAGLQWGDVDLDAATVAIRRSRTITHRGTIVEGPTKSAAGERVVPLAADAVRELRAWRREQLALRMAAGAGWAGDEWVFTAGMEAVRPDAITAWWGRHAQRHGLRLRLHDLRHAAATLMAERGVPPRVIAEVLGHSRASFTLDVYAGTPDMTSRRAAVETLARALREG
- a CDS encoding alpha/beta hydrolase family protein, with the protein product MANELQVRESLIGDIREVSFWFRCGGELVPGVAYLPAGADEPMPMVQIQHPGMGGKDDYWVSDVGMRWAKRGWVCVGLDAPLHGERQTHDPMALFRQPERYESFRAQFAAEVARMLELLPGVLPIDTARLGYVGYSLGSMIGIAAVARSGRFRAAAFCLVGEGGLAGSAAGPDSDAVQLGGVAVRIVGKTDDELIPRERTEALYAALPGEKDLQWLPGGHFEIGPDVVRLAEEWMLAKL
- a CDS encoding enoyl-CoA hydratase/isomerase family protein, coding for MEHIVVERDGRVAVVTLNRPEVMNALNRQMYAELEQTFRELHRDPDAWCIVLTGAGRAFCSGDDVKQIMLGEQRDETVTRLREVKPRPTPAAAAILECDKPVIAAVNGHAVGWGMDLALFADIRIASEQAKFGELFIKRGLVADLGGLWRLPQIVGPSKAAELLFTGDVISAQEALAIGLVSRVVPHEELLPAAMGLAKKIAANPPIAMRYMKEGLRRSRHATMAGMGEFIGNALAYLFTTEDHREGALSFVERREPVFKGR